Part of the Lolium rigidum isolate FL_2022 chromosome 6, APGP_CSIRO_Lrig_0.1, whole genome shotgun sequence genome, aggaccggagggcacgaaaatagaaatcccaaagtaATATGCCGAAACAAAATTTCTTGTGGACTGAAAGGTTAAAAAGAACCTCCATATCACTAGACTACTACTTCATTCATAATTCAATTTCTCTCTTGGGTCAGCAAATACCTTTTTGTTTGTCATCCAACTAGCGATTCAGAAATACAAATTTATAGCTCGAAACCAATTTTCAAGTAACGAATACTGCCTCCCTTAACCGTTACACTGCATGATTTTCAATTTATATGCTCCAAACAAGTCTTCAATCGAGAACTTCGAAATTGAGCTTCATTTAAGCTCTTAAATATAGCGAAAGCTTATCTGTAAAGTTGCAAATGAGTTGTGTGCTGTGTGCGCGCGCGCGTGTGCGTGTGTGTTTGCACCAATGGATGTTAGTTGTGTTTGGAAATGGAAAGGAACATGTGTACCTTTCGGCTCAAACCGTGTAGTAAGTGTAGCTCTGCACAAATTTTAAAGCCACCAAGATAGTTATGCCTTGCGCTGGCACGCCCAGCAGCTCCACTTGGCGCCCTATATAAACCCCTTTGCCAGTTGCCACTGCCATCACAACTCATAcggaaacaaacaaacatcagCCAATTATTCAAGCCAGGCTAGCGATCTCATCGCGCTTGAATCCAATaccagcaccaccaccgccgacgaCGACATGGGCAACAGCCTGCGGTGCTGCCTGACCTGCATGATCCCCTGCGGCTCGTTCGACGTCGTCCGCGTCGTCCACCTCAGCGGCCGAGTGGACGAGTTTAGCTGCCCGATCACCAGCGGCGCCGTCCTCGCCGCGCACCCCAACCACACCCTCGCCACCGCTTGGTCCTCCGCCGGCGTCGGCTGCCCCACCAAGAAGCTCGTCATCGTCTCGCCCGACACCGAGCTCAAGTGCGGTCGCATCTACTTCCTCATCCCCTCCGCGACCGTGCCGGCAGCCGACAGGAGGAAGAGCCGGCCGAGCTCCAAGAAGAGCAAGCGGCCGAGCAGCCAGGGCAAGAGCGGCGGCGCGAGCACGGCCGAACAGGATAACTACCTGACGGACCTGCTGTCCGAGAAGGCCGCGTCAGGTGCCCACCGGAGGCGGCGAAGCAGCTGCAGGGTCGCCGTGTGGAGGCCGGAGCTCGAGTGCATAGTGGAGGAGACCTCGGATTAGAGAGCTCGAAGAGCACTCTACTTTTTCTTCGCCACTCCTATTCTTTTCTGTTTCCTCTCTAATCTTCCGATGTCAGTACCACGAGAACGTATTTCTAGTTCTCATATTTCGATACCCTGGCACATGTACAGTGATGTCCAGAGGGTTAAGTGGTTCTTAGATCGGAGATGGGAGGGGAAACTGAGGCAAAATAACTGTAAGCTCCCCAACAATCTGTACAGAGAGATTTGGTTGAGTTCATTGGAACTTTCTAAGAAAAAACTCTTTCGTGATGTATACTTTCATGATTCCATCTTTAGTCACCTCATACTACTGCAAGCACTAAAGTTCCACTTGGATCACTGAATTCGGTGCAcgggattttcgaaaaaatccctACGAGCATCCAACAAACACTACTTTTAAAAGTTAAAGAATACAGCCAAAGTGGCAGGGCAAGGTACTTATCCATCAATATTGAAAACAATGCTGATTGTCGACAAATTGACTTATGATTCCCCCACTAGGTGATGGTGTGGAGCTAGATGAAGGAAAGGCATGTACCAACACGAACCGGGTGCTATGTTAAAGGAAGGGAAGGTAGAAAAAAAACACAATCCCTATTATCTATTAACCATCCTGAATGTTCTGCAAAGTGCTTCGAAAATTGAGGGCACACATAACAATTACGTATCCgcaaaactaaaattgaaaccgcgACCTGATAAATAAAAATGATATATCTCGTCATGAATAGGGGGAAATCCAAACTTTTCTTAAAACATTTAATCCCTAATTCAAAACAGATCTTCACAAATCTATCATATTATATTATATATTAAATATACACGACGGGTTAGCAAGAATATATTCAAAGTGCTATCCacctattttttttttaaaatgccCATCGTTCAACAATTGACTTGTGATTACCCCACTAGGTGATGTTTGTAGAGCTAGAGAAACATTGAGGGCATAGAGATAACCTTTAGGTACTATCCAACAAAACTAAAATTCAAACCATGACAtgagaaataaaaaaaatgacaGATCTCGTCGTGAATAGGGGCTATCCAAAATTTGTCTACAAAAGCAATTCATAATTGAAATTTTTTCTTCTTAAATAAAATTAAATAAATACCAGCTAGGATTATATTTTCAGCCTATCAGCACGGCAGTCTATCAGTCTTAGAGCTATGCTTGAGCATGAGTTCAGAATTTTGATACATGTTATTTCTATATTCCACCTTACTTTATAAATTTGTTAACAGGGACATCACCATTACAAAGTCCAGGATTTTTTAAGAACTTCAGCTCTATAATGGAATTAATTATTTAAAGATAAAATTTAATTTGTTTTTCTTTGTTGAACCCGAAGTTCCGTGCGACTTACGTACGCCGTACAGAGCCCATGTGAAACTGCGAATAAAACAGTTGTCACTGAGAGAAAATGCAAGTCAACTCACTCTGAGAGCATTCCAGCTAGCAGCATTATGTTAGTCAAGTCAAGATCCTCTCATCGTTTGAGCAATAGAGCTGCTGGCAGGCATTCCTAGATTAGACATAATTAGGCTAAGTACATGCTTACAGCAGAAAAAACATGTGTTTGCTCATCGTGCAAGTGATGCCGGCCCCCACCATCTACAAAGCATCCATCGTCCTTTCAGTGTTTACCCTCTAGATAGGTTATGCTTTCACACGTTTCTCCAATGCTTTCAGGTTTCAGCTTCTTGTTCTTTTTTACATCGACTTTCGGCTTATATTCTTCCTCTAATGAAAGAAATGCTCTCAGCTTAGTAGTACTCCGTTTTTGTCAAAAAAAAGGACCTTGGACCTCCCCTTCCCCGTCTACAGTATAAGGAAGGCGATTTGTAGATCGATCGGGCTCTCCACCCCGCCGTCGCCGATTCGTCGGTTCTCTCGgcctccgccggccgctccggTGGTGGGAGGCCGGGGGATCCCCGTCTCGCGACGTGTTTATAGTGTAGGAGTGCCAGGGTTACCGGCCGGCGGCGTTGGGGTGGAGATGCGCCCGGTTTGGAGTTTGCAGGTGGTGGTCTTCCTCCCGACGACATCGTTCCCTGGAGCTTCGTCCTCATTCCATCGCCTTCGTCGCGCTCGCATCTCCCTGGAGGTGTGCTGAGCAACTTCCCCTCGCTGGGATCCGTGAGACGGCAGAGACAGCAAATCGAGATctcgaagaagaagatgcggcgaTTCGGTTCGTCCACGGCGGCGCTCTCCGGTGTAGGTCCTCCGGGACCGGTGCTCGGCGACTTCCCGCTCGTCTGGGGACTGCCTCCGCTCCAAGGCGTCAAGGGAGGCAGCGGCGACGGCGCGCCACCGACAGCAATGGCGGGTCAACAACGTGGTCAACTTGCAGAAGGGCTATGCTGTATTTTTGTGTTTGTTGGGGACCTTTCTGTAATGTTTCCGAATTAATGCATTTTCTGTTTACCCAAAAAAAAAGCTTAGTAGTACTCCGTACTAACGAACAGTTCCAAGAAATGCTCATAACCTCAACCTCAGGACATGGTGTGGCAACATTTTTTGGTGTGGCAACTTCGTGAAGAATCCAGCCAGCCTTGGCCCGGCGGAAATCCTATACatcgaccaggtcggtgcctaccaggcaccgcacaccctggtcgggtattgggcctggcccattttcatcatcttctttttttcgtttctgtttctgtttctgttttttcttttttcttttttctgttttctgttttctgttttccttttccgttttctttcttttctgtttatttttatttttgttcaaaatcgaaaattcaaatttaaaaattgtttaaatttgaaaagttcaaattttgaaaagtgttcaaaacgAAAATTGTTCGAgaaaattcaaattcgaaaattgttcaaaaaaaaattgttcaaaaaaaaattgttcaaatacgaaaattgttcaaataaaaaatttgttcaaataaaaaattgttcaaattcgaaatttgttcatgtataaaaaataataaattttaaattttttgttcaattttaaaatttgttccaatttaaaatttgttccaatttgaaaattgttccaatctaaaaaatgttcaaattttaaaaatatttaaatttcagaaaaactaaaataattattaaaatcgggaggtggcattttggcacacgcgtgcatatgcacccattatagaaaataataaaaaacaattttagaaatgtcaaaaaaaatctgacataatttttttcttatacattgtgacatcctatgttcgttcacaagttttcgtggaaaaataacattttgtgtggtgtgtacaaaaaagacaaaaaaaatgtcctgtacgtagtcgtgttactgcattaaaatttatcttttttacaggagccacagaaaaatgttttttcttttgaaaacttgtgtaccaacataaaatgtctagatgtacatgtaaaaatttagtttagaattttttaatactttgaaatgtggattcacataatgggagcatatgctcctatgagctaaAGTGCATTTCCCTTAAAATCGGGTCTAAAAAGAATCAGCTTTTAAAAaacgtaaaaaaaaaattaaacagaaaaaacaaaaaagcacaagaaaccaaaaaaagaaagagtgagaatgttgggccggcccaacaacctgcctggggggtgtgcggcgcctggtccgcaccgaccaggtcggcgtacagCACCCCCCTTGGCCCGGACCCTGCACGTGCCCAGCCTTTGGGCCTACTACATCCGCAAAAAAGCGCCGCGGGCGGGCCAACACGCAAAGAGCGGGCCTACCTAATGGGCTAGCCCAAGCACTGCAGTATTATTATTTTTTTGCGAATGACTGCAGCATTATTTTTAGCCGGCCTGGACCTGATCACCTGAGTGAGTGTGGCGTTTTTCATTTTTGGGAACATAGTTTGGCGTTCTCGTTGGGATTCTTTGCTTCAAGAGCGAGTCAGGATGACTGCTTCAGGAGACTCCTGAAtcatgagttttttttttctgcgCTGAATGTTCTTTAGCCACGACTCACGAGCTCAGCTGACTGCCACAGATCTCCCTAACCTAAGTCACGTTTTTTGTTCAGTAATTACGTGCGTTGAACAAAATGTGGACCTCGGTTACCGTGTACAACGCTATTGTTGACCTCCGTGGAGCATAGCTGACTTGCAGCGTTCACTTGTTTTTGGGCACACGGTCAATTGGAACCTCGGCTAGTTAGTCACGGAGGAACTTTGGTCGAAATCCACCTTTCATATCCATGTAAGCAAGTTTACTcgggaaaaaaaaaatccatgtaaGCACGTTTGCTCAGACAGATGCAACTTGCTAGCAAGGTTCTACTCCCGTGCAATTCGTTTCTGTACCTGACAGGGAAACCTGCGCTTGGAGTGCTGCCTAACCATAATGCGGCATACATTGTTTGGTTGATCCGTTTTCTTTTGAGAAAGTTTAGTCGATCAGTTGTCTGTACTACCACTACAAGATGATCATGGAATACACTATTACTCCAGATCTGGTCAGTTTCTCTGAGAAGTTGTAACAAAACATTAGGTGTTTCCCTCTGTTTTGGTTTACCTCGAGGCGTTCTaagtttagttaaactttacaaattTTGACCACAATGCGAGgtaaataaaaacggagggagtagcctaACATGCCTaaaatccaaaaatattgtcgtcgtggcgaacgagcagatgccatgggatggcttaagttggggccgaatgggcgctagaggattcgggggagggtttttggatcagattggatgaacttccgggtgctttcctcaagaactaggCCTAAGCCAAAGGTAGAAGAaaagagacacaaggaagaactctgctctagatctttctcttcattgatctcattAGGTTACAAGTTTCTGGCTACAAGCAACTCGTATCTCAGGTATCAGGTCGTCCCCGCGCAAGggttgtgccccctctccttatatagggaagagggcggcttacaggggaagaaaccctaatggcatctttgactagacaaactacttcacaaagtaactttaatcataggtgacgccggtatcttctttaatcagggaggctgacgtcctccggctgcttttggcgtcaccttcctctttggcgccagggcttcgtttaaagctactttgcttagctcatctttgtcctctagctctggagagaatctttgaacagtcttgccgacgtgctacagtgcacttcttaccggttctccggtatcttcttagctcATACCGGTATACCTCTgttggggataccggtatagacttACTCAGCCCAACGCTTAACTTTGAGCTCCGAAATAAACATTAAATCGGTATCTTGattgctcaaaccatccggtttggcatgcctttggcataccgggggtcatccccgcaatattagtccccgaagctggtatagtccggtggattttatctgacgggccatgccaggttcccacattctaaggtaccggtttaatctttccggttgCCAGTTTAGATCTCCCGACATCTTTGCCGGACTTAcatcttcctttctttttgcaaaGTATTTTCGGTGTCTTATCTTCCGGTGTCTTTGTCATTAAACTCCTTCTCGGTGAAGTCGagcatttctcgggtacagtgcctgtcagagacatgcgcagtgTTTCTGATGCGCCTGTGCCAGGGGTCacctcccttcggcttctgcgcccgtATTCAttgcgccacaccggatcctggctgccgttccggatccgtgcggcttCCCTGTGGCTTTCTATTTTCAGCGCGTGTAccatcgcgccacgtggcggcccatgaacTGAACCGCCGTGGCCCAACGGTTGCCAGCCCACTAACTCCTTCTCCTATAAAGAGGGAgtgcggttccacttcatctCTTTCCGCGCATTCGCCTACTCTCCAGTGCTTCGAGCCCTTCGCCTTGCGCAACCTCTTCGCCGTCGGTCGCCGCCAGAGCTCCGCTTCGACGCACCTGCGCCGCTCTTCTCGCTGCGCTGAAGATCTTCGCCGCGGTGGGATCCATTGGCGTTCCTTTGCCGCCGCCGCTTCGGGATTTCTTCAGCGAGTTTCGCCCTTCTCTGTCGCCAACCTCCGTCGGCGCTCACGAGCTCGCCGCTGCTCCGGCGACCTTCTCCCTAAgcgtctccgccgcctcaggttaggcccaataCACATTTGCCTCTTTCTTCTTTGCTCCTTAGATCTTGGGCTGGTAGGggtatttattttccttttttattgcttttcctcttactcgtagatcttcgcgcaagggtagatcttgggaaacATGTTTATTCGGTAGAATCCGGCATCGTTCTGCCCTCATGTCTAGCGAGGGATATTCTTCCGAATCCTCTTCGAGCAGCCGCCAGAGCGTAACCTCCGACAGCCTTTCTGCCGAAATCTCCCGGATGGACTCCGATAccggaagaggtcaagaagcCGGCAGCTCCGGCCAGGCTTCCGGGGTAGATCTATCTGGTATCACTCGCAGAGCCTGGAAAGGTTCCGCCGTGACGCAGCATGAGATCGATTGGctgtaccgctcccggaggataccggcaGGAGTTTCCTGCCGGCTTCcgcgcgacgagatcgaaccggtactaGAACCCGCTGAGTCCgtcgttttccttgctcactttgagcgcggcttcggccttcctgcttccGATTTCTTTCGGGAGTTCTTGGATTTTTAtggactccagcctcaccaccttcccggcaatgccgttttttatctttcttgctatgtctccttcatggagggctacattggccTCCGTCCTACGAAGgagacttttgctcgcttctttagccttaggatcaactcggtccaaggcaaagacattcctaagcccaaaccccccgttcaatgcgggtcttgcatcatcggctcccgccaagggagccccctttttaagttttccggtctcgagtcatgccgggcatggcaagagacctttttctatgtgaagaacaccggCGAGGCTGATCTCATCAACCTACCGGCTTTCAATCCGGTGGTGCCCACGAAGGCCAACTGGAGCTTTAATCCGAGGACCAATCatattgagaccaaccggattatccgCTTCATGGAAAATCTGAAGAAGGATACAGATATTAGCTCCGACGAAATCGtcctcaccttcatctcacgccgggtgcttcccctccagcgccgggcgcataagataagcgagatgtatggccctcgtgatcccaccaagatcaccggcctccctctgaGCAAGGAGGACATAGTGCTTAAGGCTAAGGAGATCTGTCAAACAGATATGCCgatggactgggagtggggcttcgtgcctctcagctccaccaaccctccaactgcTGAAGTAAGAGATTGTGCAATCCGGGTTGTTGTACCGGTAGCTTTTACATTTTGGCTAACTGTATTTCCATTCTTTTTCAGGACAAAGAGCGCTTTCCTCGCATCGCCGCGGAGAAACGAGGCCCGAAGCAAAAGCGGGATCTTGACGAGGTCGACTCCGATCCTTACATCCATTGGAccgacctcaagatgggccgcacccacacccCGCGTCCCGGTAACTTCTCATCCGAAGCTTCCGGTTCTGATGACGAGGTCGTTATCCTTGAGGTAGTTTTCTCTTCCGGTTTCTCATGCCTTATTGTTATTTTCCCTtttgtagatgctccctcagctagcacccaaccacaggttcacgagcatgtggctcccctgcaggccgaggttggccgcgagttcctggagaagctcaccTCCCAGGGCAAAAAGAACAAAGCTCCGGCACCTAAGGCCGGTTCAAGCCAAGgccctcccgccaaacgctcccggaccGATGTTGTCGGAGGGATGGAGGTAGGCCGGAAGCGCTACTAGAAGAAACAGATGACGGTCGCTTCCGGGTAAGTCTTTGTTTCTCTGTTTGCTCTGTTTCATGAACTTTttcttccggttgctttttccaacCCTTTCTATTTTTCTTGCTCAaccctgcgctcaagctctccaagagcgctAGCGGCCCGAGGCCTGAGAGCTCTGAGGGAACCGCCAGGACCTCATCTCCTCTTTACTCaacgcttctgcctcccctctgggaggcactccaagtgcggggcgcgcggcccctacacctccagatcaccgcgtGGAGGAGGAGCACGTCTCCCCTCCTGAAacacaagacaccggcgccagcaacatcggcgccgactcTGAAGCTGCTgggagggcggaacctctggttcctcccgtccctaaaaagaagaagaagaagaccatggactcttccccctccaagccgGTGCCGGATTCGTCCGCGCCGGCAAGTTCCACTTTGGGCCAGGACGCACCTGACGCTCCCTCGTCGCCCAAGACTAcgcctgcgcctccgccggaAGCTCCCACTGTCGAGCAAACCGGGGCcacaccgacgccgccgccaaacCAAGGACCCGCGCCATCTCCAAGCCAAGGGCCCGCTGCGGCCAAGCCGACACCGCCGCCAGAAGGCACCAAGCCCCTCAGACCTGAAGCTTTCAAGGGGAAGGCCACGGCTTCCGGCACCGCTACGCCTGGCTCGCAGCAGCTGGTgctgcacgccggccgcgccgctgtCGCAGCCGGTGAGGCGGCCACCGGTCTGCTTGGCCAGATAACTGAGCTGAAGCGCGAAGGCCGCGAGCTGGGCCATCTGCTTGAATatgctgaaaagtggaatcaagCGGATGTGTCAGCGGCCACgcgcggcttggggaaggaccggcttccggcgGTTGACCCCGCTGGCCCCCGGTGCACTGAGCAGCACTTCATCCGGCTGCGGCGTGCGGTGAGGGAGCTCGACAAcgcgtggcacgatgccaccaaTAACGTTGTGGTAAGTTACACCAAGCTTTTTGCAATTTCTCCAACTCTTGCCGGTTTCTCTTTTTCCGGATTATGCATATCtcctcagtccccgagtttcgtgttgagagcgtagctcttaccGCGAAACTTAGTCAAGAACGTAAAGAAACCGGCTTCTTCTCATAGCCATTTttacttgaacagagcacggcggacgcccggaagcgcctctttgaggagcttctgtgggagcaccgggacctttctgaggcccacagccactgccaaggtaagCTCTCTTACCCCCGACTTCTTTTTACCGGTTGGTTTTCTCTTTTCGTTTCTTACAAATTTTTCGCAtgacagctatcccggaagcctccattgaggcccttAAGGCCCAGCTCAGCACCCTCCAAGGTATTGCTTCTTTTCCGGTTGACTCGTTTTTCTACGTTTTACCAAATATACTTTTGTTAACATTTCCTTCCCGGATTCTAGACGAAAAGGAGCAGCTTATCGAGGAGCACCgcaaggctctggacgcccagAAGGCCACCACTAGAGAGCTGAAGAACGAGCTCATCCAAATCGGGCTCTGGCATGAGCAGGAGCTGAAGGTCGCCAAAGCTGCGGCTAAGGCGCAGCTAAAGGAGGCCCTGGATGACTCTGTTAACTCCACTGCGGTGCTGCGGGCAGAGCTTGAGGAGGGAGGCAaggtgatgtctactcacgcttcttttcctgtagacagtgttgggcctccaagagcagaggtttgtagaacagcagcaagttttcccttaagtggatcacccaaggtttatcgaactcggggaggaagaggtcaaagatatccctctcaagcaaccctgcgatcacaatgcaagaagtctcttgtgtccccaacacacccaatacacttgtcagatgtataggtgcactagttcggcgaagagatagtgagatgcaaatgatatggatgaatatgagtggcaatagcaatctgaataaaatatggcagcgagtaaacatgcaactaaacaataaacaaacggagattcgatgtttggaaacaaggcctagggatcctactttcactagtggacactctcaacattgatcacataataaaaccactctacactctcttgttggatgatgaacaccactaattgcgtagggctacaagagcacctcaatgctggagttaacaagctccacaacattcgatgttcatatttaattaaccttagagtgcatgatagatcaatacaattataccaagtactaacatagcatgcacactgtcaacgacaagctatgaaaggaggaatagatcacatcaataccatcatagtaatagttaacttcataatctacaagagatcacaatcatagcagataccaagtacttcatgatgcacacactgtcaacattacatcatggaggaggaatagactactttaataacatcaatagagtagcacatagatgatattcaactagatcacaaaaagagagatgaaccacatagctacagcagagccctcagccccgggggtgaattactccctcctcatcatggagacagcgatggcggtgaagatggcggtggagatggcttccgggggcaattccccatcccggcagggtgccggaacagagacttctgtcccccgaattggagtttcgcgatggcggtggctctagaAGGTTTTTCGGGTTTTgtcaatcggtgtcgatgttttaggtcagggaggcctaaataggcgaagaggcggagtcggaggggctgcggggcagccacacagtaggggggcgcgcccccctcctgggccgctccAGCCACATGTGCGGTGGCCCTCCTCTagcccctctcgggtgttctggaagcttcgtggaattataagatgctgggcgttgatttcgtccaattccgagaatatttccttactaggatttctgaaaccaaaaacagcagaaaacaggaactggcacttcggcatctcgtcaataggttagttccggaaaacgcataaaatcatcataaagtgtgaacaaaacatgtaggtattgtcataaaacaagcatggaacatcataaattatagatacgttggagacgtatcacaaggcgcggaaagcagccgaAGATCGGGCTACcctctgatacgcgtacagcacgcgtccgttgggaaccccaagaggaaggtgtgatgcgtacagcggcaagttttccctcagtaagaaaccaaggtttctcgaaccagtaggagccaagaagcacgttgaaggttgatggcggcggagtgtagtgcggcgcaacactagggattccggcgccaacgtggaacctacacaacacaaccaaagtactttgccccaatgtaacagtgaggttgtcaatctcaccggcttggtgtaacaaaggattagatgtatagtgtggatgatgattgtttgcagaaaacagtagaacaagtattgcactagattgtattcgatgtaaaagaatggaccggggtccacagttcactagaggtgtctctcccataagataaatagcatgttgggtgaacaaattacagttgggcaattgacaaataaagagggcaccatgcacatacatgttatgatgagtagtgtgagatttaattgggcattacgacaaagtacatagaccgctatccagcatgcatctatgcctaaaaagtccaccttcaggttatcatccgaaccccttccagtattaagttgcaaacaacagacaattgcattaagtatggtgcgtaatgtaatcaacgactacatccttagacatagcattgatgttttatccctagtggcaacaacacatccacaaccttaggggttgctgtcactcccccagatttaatggagacatgaacccactatcgagcataaatactccctcttggagttacaagtatcaacttggccagagcctctactagcaacagagagcatgcaagatcataaacaacacatagatgatattgataatcaacataacatagcattcacttattcatcggatcccaacaaacacaacatatagcattacagatagatgatcttgatcatgttaggcaactcacaagatccaacaatgaagcacaattaggagaagacgaccatctagctactgctatggacccatagtccaggggtgaactactcactcatcactccggaggcgaccatggcggtga contains:
- the LOC124668133 gene encoding uncharacterized protein LOC124668133; translation: MGNSLRCCLTCMIPCGSFDVVRVVHLSGRVDEFSCPITSGAVLAAHPNHTLATAWSSAGVGCPTKKLVIVSPDTELKCGRIYFLIPSATVPAADRRKSRPSSKKSKRPSSQGKSGGASTAEQDNYLTDLLSEKAASGAHRRRRSSCRVAVWRPELECIVEETSD